In the Topomyia yanbarensis strain Yona2022 chromosome 3, ASM3024719v1, whole genome shotgun sequence genome, one interval contains:
- the LOC131689708 gene encoding protein lifeguard 1-like isoform X4 produces the protein MGQPQMPPAGYGAYDPEDQSGKDFDFTDQSIRRGFIRKVYSILTVQLGITLGFIALFMYHRPTKLWVQQHPEMFWIALGVMIVTLLSMACCDSVRRKTPMNFIFLAIFTLAQSFLLGVTTAKFSSQEVLLAVGITAAVCLGLTLFAFQTKWDFTVMGGVLFVAVIILMLFGIIAIFFPGKTITIVYASIGALLFSVYLVYDTQMMMGGKHKYSISPEEYIFAALSLYLDIINIFMYILTIIGATRD, from the exons ATGGGACAACCACAAATGCCACCCGCAGGCTACGGAGCTTACGATCCGGAGGATCAGAGTGGAAAAGATTTTGATTTCACAGATCAATCAATAAGAAGAGGTTTTATTCGTAAAGTGTATTCAATATTGACG GTGCAACTCGGAATTACACTCGGATTTATCGCATTATTCATGTATCATCGTCCTACAAAACTTTGGGTTCAGCAACACCCAGAAATGTTTTGGATTGCTTTGGGTGTTATGATCGTAACCTTATTATCGATGGCCTGTTGTGACAGCGTTCGTCGAAAGACTCCGATGAACTTCATTTTCTTGGCTATATTCACTTTGGCGCAGTCATTTCTGCTAGGAGTTACAACAGCTAAATTTAGCTCACAAGAG GTGCTTTTGGCGGTCGGTATAACAGCAGCTGTTTGTCTCGGATTAACTCTTTTTGCTTTTCAAACCAAGTGGGATTTCACAGTAATGGGTGGTGTTCTGTTTGTAGCAGTTATCATTCTTATGCTGTTTGGAATAATTGCTATTTTCTTCCCGGGTAAAACTATTACAATCGTATATGCAAGCATCGGTGCTCTTCTATTCAGCGTTTATTTGGTATATGATACTCAGATGATGATGGGTGGAAAACACAAATATAGCATTAGCCCGGAAGAGTATATTTTTGCAGCATTGTCTCTTTATTTGGATATCATTAACATATTTATGTACATTCTTACTATTATCGGAGCAACCCGCGACTAA
- the LOC131689708 gene encoding protein lifeguard 1-like isoform X3: MQGFPPQPGFVQPGFPQYPPQNTEYMGQPQMPPAGYGAYDPEDQSGKDFDFTDQSIRRGFIRKVYSILTVQLGITLGFIALFMYHRPTKLWVQQHPEMFWIALGVMIVTLLSMACCDSVRRKTPMNFIFLAIFTLAQSFLLGVTTAKFSSQEVLLAVGITAAVCLGLTLFAFQTKWDFTVMGGVLFVAVIILMLFGIIAIFFPGKTITIVYASIGALLFSVYLVYDTQMMMGGKHKYSISPEEYIFAALSLYLDIINIFMYILTIIGATRD, from the exons GTTTCCCACCACAGCCTGGCTTTGTACAGCCTGGTTTTCCACAGTACCCTCCACAAAACACTGAATACATGGGACAACCACAAATGCCACCCGCAGGCTACGGAGCTTACGATCCGGAGGATCAGAGTGGAAAAGATTTTGATTTCACAGATCAATCAATAAGAAGAGGTTTTATTCGTAAAGTGTATTCAATATTGACG GTGCAACTCGGAATTACACTCGGATTTATCGCATTATTCATGTATCATCGTCCTACAAAACTTTGGGTTCAGCAACACCCAGAAATGTTTTGGATTGCTTTGGGTGTTATGATCGTAACCTTATTATCGATGGCCTGTTGTGACAGCGTTCGTCGAAAGACTCCGATGAACTTCATTTTCTTGGCTATATTCACTTTGGCGCAGTCATTTCTGCTAGGAGTTACAACAGCTAAATTTAGCTCACAAGAG GTGCTTTTGGCGGTCGGTATAACAGCAGCTGTTTGTCTCGGATTAACTCTTTTTGCTTTTCAAACCAAGTGGGATTTCACAGTAATGGGTGGTGTTCTGTTTGTAGCAGTTATCATTCTTATGCTGTTTGGAATAATTGCTATTTTCTTCCCGGGTAAAACTATTACAATCGTATATGCAAGCATCGGTGCTCTTCTATTCAGCGTTTATTTGGTATATGATACTCAGATGATGATGGGTGGAAAACACAAATATAGCATTAGCCCGGAAGAGTATATTTTTGCAGCATTGTCTCTTTATTTGGATATCATTAACATATTTATGTACATTCTTACTATTATCGGAGCAACCCGCGACTAA